One genomic segment of Candidatus Brocadiaceae bacterium includes these proteins:
- a CDS encoding phasin family protein yields the protein MTDFLKKSLDLGFGVLLVTKENINELIDDMVKKGEVRKDEAISQIKEALGKVLPNKEEIETRTEEIIKKILHKLDIPTRNELQEMQKKLEKILERLNSTKE from the coding sequence ATGACCGACTTTTTAAAGAAATCACTTGATCTCGGGTTTGGAGTATTGCTAGTAACAAAAGAAAATATTAACGAACTTATTGACGATATGGTTAAAAAAGGGGAGGTCAGGAAAGACGAGGCAATTTCACAAATAAAAGAAGCCCTTGGGAAAGTGTTACCGAATAAGGAAGAAATTGAAACAAGAACTGAAGAGATAATAAAGAAGATACTCCATAAATTGGACATCCCAACACGTAATGAACTTCAGGAAATGCAAAAAAAACTTGAAAAGATTTTAGAAAGGCTGAATTCTACTAAAGAATGA
- the dnaX gene encoding DNA polymerase III subunit gamma/tau, whose protein sequence is MSYVVLARRYRPQTFEELVGQEPIVTTIKNAILSDRVAHAYLLTGPRGVGKTSTARILSKALNCKQGPTDSPCNTCDICRCISEGNDIDVLEIDGASNRGIDEVRNIRQNVGYAPSRARYKIYIIDEVHMLTREAFNALLKTLEEPPSHVKFIFATTAVNRLPETVQSRCQRFDFKNISSLDIQKQLSKICRAEGVQFDQHALQLIARYAKGGLRDSQSVLDQLLSFCKEKITLKDVNYVLGYIDEDKMLDMLESFSKKDASSALKIVEDVLNEGKTPVEFIDQLISYMRELMIFSSCDRKADWLEYNTNLIERFGKAFSGDTLMYMIQILSDTRIRTTDSLLQRILLEAAVIKLSRMESVGSLIEIMEKVLFLEKKLRQTDQITLEKNSRNQNVLTQEGDDALGKMYSKNEDIPFQKEEDVAFIRQSVEQPGIDTQKKIECGRICDNEQNLRITDSQKDVWEKMLDLIKRKKKSTWALLREGRLTGFNNGEITIEFPRNCSFHRERLDTIEEKKFIEQFAKNVVKSDIRIKFILSENGNKKMQNERQSDTKNISEQQVAAEEYSVPVVKKTIELFDAHVIKVTK, encoded by the coding sequence ATGTCCTATGTTGTATTAGCCAGAAGATATCGCCCGCAAACCTTTGAGGAATTGGTTGGGCAAGAACCCATAGTAACGACTATCAAGAATGCTATTCTCTCCGATAGAGTTGCTCATGCATATCTGTTGACAGGACCGCGTGGAGTGGGGAAGACGTCGACTGCGCGTATATTATCGAAGGCATTGAATTGCAAGCAGGGACCTACGGATAGCCCATGTAATACCTGTGATATTTGTCGCTGTATTTCTGAAGGGAACGATATTGATGTTTTAGAAATTGATGGGGCATCGAACCGGGGAATCGATGAAGTTAGGAATATTCGGCAAAATGTGGGGTATGCTCCCTCAAGGGCCCGTTATAAAATATATATCATTGACGAGGTGCATATGCTTACACGTGAAGCATTCAATGCATTATTAAAGACCCTAGAAGAACCTCCATCGCATGTTAAGTTTATTTTTGCAACAACCGCAGTTAATCGATTGCCAGAAACTGTTCAATCCAGATGCCAAAGATTCGATTTCAAAAATATTTCTTCTCTTGATATTCAAAAGCAACTTTCAAAAATTTGCAGGGCTGAAGGTGTTCAGTTTGATCAGCACGCCCTTCAACTGATTGCAAGATATGCCAAGGGAGGCTTACGGGATTCTCAATCAGTATTAGACCAGCTTCTCTCTTTCTGTAAAGAAAAGATAACTCTGAAGGATGTAAATTATGTCTTGGGTTACATTGATGAAGATAAAATGCTTGATATGTTGGAAAGTTTTTCAAAAAAAGATGCCTCGTCTGCGTTGAAAATTGTGGAAGATGTTTTAAACGAAGGGAAAACACCTGTAGAGTTCATTGATCAGTTAATTTCGTATATGAGAGAGCTTATGATATTTTCTTCTTGCGATAGGAAGGCTGACTGGCTCGAATATAATACCAATTTGATAGAACGATTCGGGAAGGCGTTTTCCGGTGATACTCTCATGTATATGATTCAGATTCTTTCTGATACAAGAATTCGAACAACCGATTCTTTGCTACAACGCATTTTACTGGAAGCTGCGGTGATAAAATTGAGCCGGATGGAATCGGTTGGTTCATTGATTGAAATTATGGAAAAGGTTCTGTTCTTAGAAAAGAAACTGAGACAAACGGATCAAATAACATTAGAGAAAAATAGCCGTAATCAAAATGTTCTTACTCAAGAGGGTGATGACGCACTGGGAAAGATGTATAGTAAGAATGAAGATATACCTTTTCAGAAGGAGGAGGACGTTGCTTTTATCCGGCAATCAGTGGAACAACCGGGGATAGATACGCAGAAGAAAATAGAATGTGGTAGAATATGCGACAATGAGCAAAATTTGAGGATTACAGACAGCCAAAAAGATGTATGGGAGAAGATGCTGGACTTAATTAAGCGTAAAAAAAAATCAACGTGGGCTCTTTTAAGAGAAGGCAGGCTGACTGGTTTTAACAATGGGGAAATTACTATAGAGTTTCCCCGCAATTGTTCATTTCATAGGGAAAGACTAGATACGATTGAAGAAAAAAAATTTATAGAGCAATTTGCCAAAAATGTGGTAAAAAGTGATATCAGAATAAAATTTATTTTGTCAGAAAACGGAAATAAGAAAATGCAGAACGAGCGACAATCGGACACGAAGAATATTTCTGAACAACAGGTGGCAGCCGAAGAGTATTCAGTGCCGGTGGTAAAAAAGACTATCGAGTTGTTTGATGCTCATGTTATCAAAGTAACTAAATAG
- a CDS encoding YbaB/EbfC family nucleoid-associated protein, whose translation MKGMGNMAEMMKQMQKQAQKMQKQMEETQKDLKERVIEASSGGGMVTVLMNGKQEILSIKIDPEVVDPDDVQMLEDLIISAVSQAMKKSQELYQSEMGKLTGGLNVPGLSGMFGGGM comes from the coding sequence ATGAAGGGTATGGGTAATATGGCAGAAATGATGAAGCAGATGCAGAAACAGGCGCAAAAGATGCAAAAACAGATGGAGGAAACGCAGAAAGATTTAAAAGAACGAGTCATTGAGGCAAGTTCTGGAGGTGGAATGGTTACTGTGTTAATGAATGGAAAGCAGGAAATTCTTTCCATCAAGATTGATCCGGAGGTTGTAGATCCAGATGATGTTCAAATGCTTGAGGACCTCATTATTTCTGCTGTTTCACAGGCAATGAAGAAGTCACAGGAATTATATCAATCAGAGATGGGAAAACTTACCGGTGGCTTAAATGTTCCTGGACTTTCCGGAATGTTCGGCGGTGGAATGTAA
- a CDS encoding DUF2284 domain-containing protein gives MYTRDSTSVITQIMNTPNACPPHESPKDLLDLLIQEAVGLGCKQAILIKTNSIILGRWVQLKCKYGCEEYGNKLTCPPNAPTCEEMKEILTEYKKALLLHGHLSWQMRYITTKIEEKAFTLGFYKAFGLGAGPCRLCDSCTTVSSCTRTKEARPSMEACGIDVYQTVRNNNLKIETLKKKTDEVNIYGLVLIE, from the coding sequence GTGTATACCCGGGATTCAACATCAGTAATAACGCAAATTATGAACACTCCAAACGCATGTCCACCCCATGAAAGCCCGAAGGATTTGTTGGATTTATTAATACAGGAAGCCGTTGGATTAGGCTGCAAACAAGCCATTTTAATTAAAACAAATTCCATCATTCTGGGAAGATGGGTGCAACTAAAATGCAAATACGGTTGTGAGGAATACGGAAACAAACTGACTTGCCCACCCAACGCTCCCACGTGTGAAGAAATGAAAGAAATCCTTACTGAATATAAAAAAGCATTGCTCCTCCATGGACATCTGAGCTGGCAAATGAGATATATTACAACCAAAATAGAGGAAAAGGCATTTACCCTCGGATTTTATAAGGCGTTCGGCCTCGGCGCCGGGCCCTGCAGGTTATGTGACAGTTGCACGACTGTTTCATCCTGTACCCGCACAAAGGAAGCAAGACCTTCAATGGAAGCGTGTGGTATTGATGTCTATCAAACAGTAAGAAATAATAACCTAAAAATTGAAACACTTAAGAAAAAAACCGATGAGGTTAATATCTATGGCCTGGTTCTTATAGAATAA
- the tadA gene encoding tRNA adenosine(34) deaminase TadA, with translation MEVRVLLGAFCFFHTYGGLVVITVHEEQKHEYFMRQAIMEATRAAEEDEVPVGAVIVYKDKIIARSHNQREMLKDPTAHAEMIAITQAAAYLENWRLTGSTMYVTLEPCAMCAGALVQSRVDNLVYGTVDKKAGACTSIMNLVQESKFNHRLKVVPNILADECKHILQKFFLENCRTR, from the coding sequence TTGGAGGTTCGAGTCCTCCTGGGCGCGTTTTGTTTTTTTCATACATATGGCGGGCTGGTGGTGATAACGGTACATGAAGAGCAGAAACACGAATATTTCATGCGGCAGGCTATAATGGAAGCAACACGAGCTGCAGAGGAGGACGAGGTACCTGTCGGGGCGGTAATAGTCTATAAGGACAAAATAATAGCCCGTTCTCATAACCAGCGTGAAATGCTCAAGGACCCCACCGCTCATGCCGAAATGATTGCAATTACACAGGCAGCGGCCTATTTGGAAAACTGGCGGTTAACCGGGTCCACAATGTATGTAACATTGGAACCTTGTGCAATGTGTGCCGGTGCACTGGTTCAATCGAGAGTGGATAATCTGGTGTATGGAACAGTGGATAAGAAAGCAGGCGCCTGCACTTCGATTATGAACCTTGTTCAAGAGTCTAAGTTTAATCATCGTTTGAAAGTTGTTCCAAATATTTTGGCTGATGAATGTAAGCACATATTACAGAAATTCTTTTTGGAAAACTGCCGTACCAGATAG
- a CDS encoding AarF/ABC1/UbiB kinase family protein translates to MHFRKISQKFRDIHRLNKILRILTKHGFGFAIQQLHLEGYAIGRSIIKTRILGHYTVQTETRATRLRKVLEELGPTFIKFGQILSVRPDLIPPDFCDELGKLQDSVPPFDYEDVKKQIKDSLGSSPDVLFKEFDTAPLAAASLGQVHRAKLLSGENVVVKVQRPDLKKVIETDIDILYTLAQLANRYMQDIRTLDPVTIIDEFAKVILKELDFTYEAHNIDKFRKNFAGSTAVKIPRVFWDYTKPKVVTSEEIVGMRMNEYLGQAHSSEEKKLVAANGAKAIFQQILIDGFYHADLHPGNIFVLSDNTVAFVDFGIVGKLDEETRRAIVDLLIAVSAKNTHGILKVLEFLGAIEEKDSAREFKSDINDFLDRYYGIPLKQIELSILFGQAINLMIRHEIKVPTQFHILFKAVTTMEGVARQLDPEFNMVSYAKPYVEKLVREKYDPKRIFKDVEFFSSELLDILKVIPKDAYEILKKIKKGSLKIEFEHQGLSKFISEMDKSSNRISFSLVISALIIGSSLIVMANRGPLVYGFSVLGVIGFVFAGILGLGLAIGILKSGRL, encoded by the coding sequence ATGCACTTTAGAAAAATAAGCCAAAAGTTTCGGGATATTCATCGCCTCAATAAGATCCTAAGGATTTTAACCAAGCATGGTTTTGGTTTTGCCATCCAGCAACTTCACCTGGAAGGCTATGCCATAGGAAGAAGTATTATTAAAACCCGTATATTGGGGCACTACACCGTACAAACAGAAACCCGCGCTACCCGTCTGAGAAAAGTACTAGAAGAACTCGGACCTACATTCATAAAATTTGGACAAATCTTGAGTGTCAGACCCGACTTAATCCCTCCGGATTTTTGTGATGAATTAGGCAAACTCCAGGATAGCGTCCCCCCTTTTGATTATGAAGATGTAAAAAAACAGATAAAGGACTCCCTGGGAAGTTCTCCGGATGTGTTGTTTAAAGAATTTGATACCGCTCCACTTGCAGCTGCCTCTTTAGGCCAGGTACACCGGGCAAAACTCCTTTCAGGGGAAAATGTTGTCGTAAAGGTGCAACGACCCGATCTGAAAAAAGTAATTGAGACGGACATAGACATCCTTTATACCCTGGCCCAATTAGCCAATCGATATATGCAGGACATCCGGACATTAGACCCTGTCACCATCATTGACGAGTTTGCTAAAGTCATCTTGAAAGAACTGGATTTCACCTATGAAGCACATAATATCGACAAGTTTCGTAAAAACTTTGCGGGAAGTACTGCTGTTAAAATCCCCCGGGTATTCTGGGATTACACAAAACCAAAGGTTGTTACGAGCGAAGAGATTGTCGGCATGCGCATGAACGAATATCTCGGCCAGGCACATTCATCTGAAGAAAAAAAACTTGTTGCCGCAAATGGGGCGAAAGCCATCTTTCAGCAGATCCTTATCGATGGTTTTTATCATGCAGATCTTCATCCTGGAAATATTTTTGTATTATCCGACAATACTGTCGCCTTTGTCGACTTTGGAATTGTCGGCAAACTTGATGAAGAAACGCGTCGAGCTATTGTTGACTTGCTCATTGCAGTATCCGCAAAAAACACACACGGCATCTTAAAAGTGTTGGAATTCCTTGGCGCTATTGAAGAAAAAGACTCTGCAAGAGAATTTAAATCAGATATTAACGATTTTTTAGACAGATACTATGGTATACCTTTGAAACAAATTGAACTGTCAATACTGTTTGGTCAGGCAATCAATTTGATGATACGACATGAGATAAAGGTCCCTACGCAATTTCATATTCTTTTTAAAGCGGTTACAACAATGGAAGGTGTTGCAAGGCAATTAGATCCCGAATTTAATATGGTCTCTTACGCCAAACCATATGTAGAAAAACTTGTCCGGGAAAAATATGATCCAAAACGAATATTTAAGGATGTAGAATTTTTTTCTTCGGAATTATTGGATATTCTGAAAGTTATTCCAAAAGATGCTTACGAGATCCTGAAAAAAATAAAAAAAGGCTCATTGAAAATTGAATTTGAGCACCAGGGACTCTCAAAATTTATCTCTGAAATGGACAAATCCAGCAACCGTATTTCTTTTAGCCTTGTGATTTCAGCGCTAATCATCGGTTCTTCCCTCATTGTTATGGCAAATAGAGGCCCTCTTGTGTACGGTTTTTCAGTACTTGGTGTTATTGGTTTTGTTTTTGCGGGTATCCTTGGTTTAGGATTAGCAATCGGGATTTTGAAATCAGGACGCTTATAG
- the recR gene encoding recombination mediator RecR, which yields MNTYPQTMIRLINEFGKMPGIGQKTAERLAYHILKQPVEDAMQIAYAIRDVKKLIRTCAICFNVSETDPCHICNNVRRDVSTICVVEQVADLLTIEKTGKYNGLYHILQGHISPLDGMDPESLTIENLVKRVKDGGIKEVILATNLNMEGDVTALYIYKQLQSLGIMLTRLARGLPTGSYLEYANTAIVADAVNDRNEMRC from the coding sequence TTGAATACTTATCCGCAAACCATGATCAGGCTCATTAACGAATTTGGAAAGATGCCGGGTATTGGTCAGAAAACGGCAGAGCGCCTGGCGTACCATATCTTAAAACAACCTGTAGAAGACGCTATGCAAATTGCCTATGCAATTCGTGATGTAAAAAAGCTTATAAGAACGTGCGCAATCTGTTTCAACGTTTCGGAGACTGATCCATGTCATATCTGTAATAATGTAAGAAGGGATGTGTCTACCATTTGTGTGGTTGAGCAGGTTGCAGATCTTTTAACCATTGAAAAAACAGGCAAGTATAATGGTTTGTATCATATTCTCCAGGGTCATATTTCCCCTTTAGATGGTATGGACCCTGAATCTTTAACGATAGAGAACCTTGTAAAGAGGGTGAAAGACGGTGGAATAAAGGAAGTCATACTTGCTACAAATTTAAACATGGAAGGAGATGTCACTGCTCTTTACATTTATAAGCAGTTGCAATCGTTGGGTATTATGCTCACCAGGCTTGCTCGCGGGTTACCAACAGGAAGCTATCTTGAGTATGCAAATACAGCAATTGTTGCGGATGCGGTGAACGATAGGAATGAAATGAGGTGCTAG
- a CDS encoding EAL domain-containing protein, protein MNKYNIHTNNKHVEKRILLVDNDKNFTESLYDILELHGYTLEVAYSITDATKIVKNFNAHVALLDLKMPDWPGTTLLSKLMKENQERICIIITGNADVDSAISAMKKDVFYYLQKPVQPAALINLLDRAFEKIRFQDEKRLTGISLQEESEECFRLTFENALDAIIWTDVTTDLIIKCNIAAESLLEKEKANIVGYHQSLVFPPEKAEYYLDIFKRQLEEKGILDSETEVITQSGKRKPVRITASTTRIGKRVIIQSIIRDITERKKAESELRESEIKYRRLIEGLQYNYFFYAYNSEGIFTYISPSVKNVLGYSPEEFLTHYSKYLTDNPLNNAMKRHTELCLKGVKQPPYEAEVYHKNGSLRILQAQDIPIFDTKNIVVEVKGIAKDITMQKLTEKVLVQRARDAVLIAEVGVALTSNNTLQKTLQTCCDSIVKNLDAAFTRIWTFNENKHLLELQASSGMYTHIDGFHSSVPVGNLMVGLIAENRQPILTNSVTSDVRIKDKEWAKREGITSFTGYPLLVDDRLMGVLALFSRNYLQKTILNTLGSIAVGIALGMKRIRTEDSLKTRIEFEGMVSRISTRFVKFSDFNKAINVSLSDVGKLCNASRVYLFRLLENGKYIDNTHEWCNAGVAPDTKYLKNIPSSSYPWLLKNLYAGKTIHIPDVSKISPEALVEKEIFMKKGIKSLLIFPVYTGKELFGFIGFDSLEINIAWDEEDIALLRITSEIIGSAITRNQNEEQLRKLSQAVEQSPSTTIITDTTGTIEYVNKKFSESTGYAYEEVVGKNPRILKSGNMPLTEYKYLWKTILSGMEWHGEFHNRKKNGELYWEQAHISPIKNSQGINTHFLAIKEDITERKKFETQLLFFADHDPLTNLFNRRRFRIELEHILAQSKRYNTNGALMFLDLDNFKYYNDTHGHQKGDELLVKLSNVLTERIRGTDIISRLGGDEFAIILPFTDVEKAYSISSQILQLVRGFFSTKENKSFYLTVSIGIVAYPEHGNELETLLTYADMAMYKAKEKGRNQICVFSPEHKMQIEVRLTWEKRIRHSLEHNKFILYLQPIVDLRNDVICGYETLLRMIGDNGEHILPKDFLDIAERFGLIRDIDRWVVRQAIQLIANHTLDARNILLEVNLSGKAFTDNELLSIIKYELTTKGVNPEYLIFEITETATIENIAVAQDFISTLKGIGCRFALDDFGVGFSTFSYLKHLPVDFLKIDGSFIGELSHNLADQHLVKAMVEVATGLKKQTIAEYVDNKETLNLLKTFGVAYAQGNYIGPPATIPDALR, encoded by the coding sequence ATGAACAAATATAACATCCATACGAATAATAAGCACGTTGAAAAACGTATTCTGCTTGTAGATAACGATAAGAATTTTACAGAGAGCCTCTATGATATTCTTGAATTGCATGGCTATACACTTGAAGTTGCATACAGTATAACAGATGCCACAAAAATAGTTAAGAATTTCAATGCACACGTGGCACTTCTGGATTTAAAAATGCCCGATTGGCCAGGTACCACGCTACTTTCTAAACTGATGAAAGAAAACCAGGAACGTATCTGCATTATCATTACAGGAAATGCAGATGTGGACTCCGCTATAAGTGCAATGAAAAAGGATGTTTTTTATTATCTGCAGAAGCCGGTTCAACCCGCTGCACTCATTAATCTTTTAGACCGTGCGTTTGAGAAAATACGATTTCAGGATGAGAAACGGCTGACAGGAATATCATTACAGGAGGAAAGCGAAGAATGTTTCAGATTGACGTTTGAAAATGCCCTGGATGCAATAATCTGGACAGACGTTACAACAGACTTAATTATTAAGTGCAATATTGCCGCTGAGTCCTTATTGGAAAAGGAAAAGGCAAACATTGTAGGATACCACCAGTCACTAGTATTTCCACCTGAAAAAGCGGAATATTATCTGGATATATTCAAGAGGCAGCTTGAAGAGAAAGGAATATTAGATAGTGAAACAGAAGTAATCACGCAATCAGGCAAAAGAAAACCGGTACGCATAACTGCATCAACGACCCGGATTGGAAAGAGAGTTATCATACAAAGTATTATTCGCGATATCACTGAGCGCAAAAAGGCAGAATCTGAATTGCGCGAATCTGAAATAAAATATAGAAGACTGATCGAGGGTCTCCAGTATAATTATTTTTTTTACGCATACAACAGTGAAGGCATATTTACTTATATCAGTCCTTCCGTCAAGAATGTCCTTGGTTATTCTCCTGAAGAATTTCTTACCCATTATTCTAAATATCTAACGGATAACCCGCTCAATAACGCTATGAAACGACATACCGAACTCTGTTTAAAAGGAGTCAAACAACCTCCCTATGAAGCTGAAGTTTATCACAAAAATGGGTCCTTACGAATCCTTCAGGCCCAGGACATCCCCATATTTGACACAAAAAATATTGTAGTTGAAGTAAAAGGCATTGCCAAAGATATTACGATGCAAAAGCTGACGGAAAAAGTATTAGTTCAGCGGGCACGTGATGCAGTATTGATCGCAGAAGTGGGAGTTGCGCTTACAAGCAATAATACTTTACAAAAAACCCTGCAAACGTGCTGTGATTCCATAGTCAAAAACCTTGATGCCGCCTTTACTCGCATCTGGACATTCAATGAGAATAAACATTTATTGGAACTCCAGGCAAGCTCTGGAATGTACACGCATATTGACGGGTTTCACAGCAGTGTGCCTGTTGGAAATCTCATGGTTGGATTAATAGCAGAGAACCGCCAGCCTATTCTCACTAATTCTGTCACAAGCGATGTCCGTATTAAAGATAAGGAGTGGGCAAAGCGTGAGGGAATAACAAGCTTTACCGGATATCCTTTACTTGTAGATGATAGGCTCATGGGGGTTCTCGCGCTATTTTCCCGTAATTATCTACAGAAAACGATTTTAAATACACTCGGTTCAATTGCTGTGGGAATCGCTTTGGGCATGAAACGCATCAGGACAGAAGATTCTCTTAAAACCAGAATCGAGTTTGAAGGTATGGTATCTCGTATTTCTACCAGATTTGTCAAATTTTCTGATTTTAATAAAGCAATAAATGTCTCTCTGTCTGATGTAGGGAAATTGTGTAATGCAAGCCGGGTATATCTCTTTCGCTTATTAGAAAATGGTAAATATATAGACAATACACATGAATGGTGTAATGCTGGTGTTGCTCCTGATACCAAATATCTGAAAAATATCCCATCTTCTTCATATCCCTGGTTGCTAAAGAATCTTTATGCAGGTAAGACTATTCATATTCCGGATGTATCCAAAATATCTCCTGAAGCTCTTGTTGAAAAAGAAATCTTTATGAAAAAAGGAATCAAATCACTATTAATATTTCCTGTGTATACGGGTAAAGAGCTTTTTGGATTCATTGGCTTTGACAGTCTTGAAATTAATATCGCGTGGGATGAGGAAGATATCGCCTTGCTCCGAATAACTTCAGAAATTATAGGAAGCGCTATTACCCGTAATCAAAATGAAGAACAGCTTCGTAAATTATCTCAAGCTGTGGAACAAAGTCCCAGTACCACAATAATAACAGATACCACCGGAACCATTGAATATGTCAATAAAAAATTTTCCGAATCAACGGGCTATGCCTACGAAGAGGTTGTTGGTAAAAACCCCCGGATTTTGAAATCCGGCAATATGCCATTAACCGAATATAAGTATTTATGGAAAACGATACTGTCCGGAATGGAATGGCATGGAGAATTCCACAATAGAAAAAAGAATGGCGAGTTATATTGGGAACAAGCTCATATCTCCCCAATAAAAAATTCACAGGGCATCAACACACATTTCCTTGCTATTAAAGAAGACATCACAGAAAGAAAAAAATTTGAAACGCAGCTATTATTTTTTGCAGACCATGATCCCTTGACAAACCTCTTTAATCGCCGACGATTCCGTATTGAACTGGAGCACATTCTTGCGCAGTCAAAGCGCTACAATACCAATGGCGCATTGATGTTTTTAGATTTAGATAACTTCAAGTACTATAACGATACCCATGGCCATCAGAAGGGGGACGAACTCCTGGTTAAATTGTCAAACGTATTGACAGAAAGGATTAGAGGGACAGATATAATTTCCCGGTTGGGAGGTGACGAATTCGCTATTATCCTTCCATTCACTGACGTAGAAAAGGCATATTCAATATCCTCGCAAATTCTCCAGTTAGTAAGGGGGTTTTTTTCAACAAAAGAAAATAAATCATTTTATCTGACGGTAAGCATTGGGATCGTAGCATACCCTGAACACGGAAATGAATTGGAAACGTTGTTAACCTACGCTGACATGGCAATGTACAAAGCAAAAGAAAAGGGTAGAAATCAAATATGTGTTTTTTCCCCTGAACATAAAATGCAGATTGAAGTACGATTAACCTGGGAAAAACGTATTAGACATTCCCTGGAACATAATAAATTTATATTATATCTCCAACCAATAGTAGATTTAAGAAATGACGTAATATGCGGATATGAAACACTATTGCGCATGATCGGTGATAATGGAGAACATATTCTCCCGAAAGATTTTCTCGATATTGCCGAACGTTTCGGACTTATCAGGGATATAGATCGCTGGGTAGTCCGCCAGGCTATTCAGCTCATCGCAAATCATACATTAGACGCGAGGAATATACTGCTCGAAGTAAATCTTTCCGGCAAGGCATTTACCGATAATGAATTACTCTCCATCATTAAATACGAGCTAACCACGAAGGGTGTGAACCCTGAGTATCTTATTTTTGAGATTACAGAAACTGCAACTATCGAGAACATTGCTGTGGCACAAGATTTTATCTCAACCCTCAAGGGTATTGGCTGTCGCTTTGCCCTTGATGATTTTGGAGTGGGTTTTTCCACATTTAGCTATCTTAAACATTTACCGGTAGATTTTTTAAAAATTGACGGGAGCTTTATCGGCGAATTATCACATAACCTTGCCGATCAACATCTTGTAAAGGCAATGGTGGAAGTTGCAACCGGATTAAAGAAACAGACCATTGCTGAGTACGTAGACAATAAGGAAACACTGAATTTACTGAAAACATTCGGAGTTGCTTACGCGCAGGGGAATTACATCGGACCGCCAGCAACTATCCCTGATGCGCTCAGATAA